From the genome of Campylobacter concisus, one region includes:
- a CDS encoding 23S rRNA (pseudouridine(1915)-N(3))-methyltransferase RlmH yields MEISVFSIQKSSRDNFENEIQEYIKMSAKFAKVNDKIFFNEKIAKAQSTGKSEALRAYDEIYEPNLKGFCVMLDENGLQLDSQEFAQILNSNSQINFFIGGAYGLSQNLKNKAQKIISLSKMTMAHKVAKLVLFEQIFRALCINANHPYHK; encoded by the coding sequence ACGTGACAACTTTGAAAACGAGATACAAGAATATATAAAAATGAGTGCAAAATTTGCCAAGGTAAACGATAAAATCTTTTTCAATGAAAAAATAGCAAAAGCTCAAAGTACCGGAAAAAGCGAAGCATTAAGAGCTTATGATGAAATTTACGAGCCAAATTTAAAGGGCTTTTGTGTGATGCTTGATGAAAATGGCTTGCAACTTGACAGCCAAGAATTCGCACAAATTTTAAACTCAAATTCACAAATTAACTTTTTCATAGGTGGAGCTTACGGCCTTAGCCAAAATTTAAAGAATAAAGCGCAAAAAATCATAAGCTTGAGTAAGATGACGATGGCGCATAAGGTTGCCAAGCTTGTACTTTTTGAGCAAATTTTTAGAGCACTTTGCATAAATGCAAACCACCCATACCACAAATAA